One Pseudomonas muyukensis DNA segment encodes these proteins:
- a CDS encoding Ig-like domain-containing protein has translation MSRFKDLVEETGTPAPAADPVPRPGTEGPQDGLGLMVISDELNERDKFRRMVWPNSISLNDAGVWPAQPLPLIELPNDENAIIGINRSMVFNNEKGLPILLQRPENLQLGEAHHFCHPEGANPETGKSIHPITELDPTEDILKWVLENEMPPVPAPEGVELVWYTRFIRQPSGNQETSPAIKVLYKTSIPGGDKQLPALKVALPRRLNNEDEVSFTIATYDNRRKNDKITLAVENLHFTFTVTSGGTEDLRFTLTGLQLASLRGRKKWTVQWTVQDVVENKAAKGWSETTEVYPEYAAVFPELWVYNGVVNDASRIRTAIGVGAVHPSGLVLRLRANDLDFDTNDVVRIGYVIMRADGTELPYARLDEVTIRDTEINYHVPFASAAQVLKDHIGDRVRFFYNVFRDNTAFGTSRRLFLNISTASAFDLLKPTSADVLGDLLYLNPQRTEVSFTVPFVAGLENAHVELWMNNGDKDSPSFPGQFGATGNIEIKLPEEQFRGNEWRRVTVRYRVINEGQELGRSAPLEFTVMPALGLATSEMILSGLSVKLPGRPRSGKESLGNTETRQARGGSGHYSYESGNTKVAKVDGNGLVVGEGNGSTTITVRDTVTTVAVTYKVVVSNIWKVEQLPGVFNIYQYRDWLSNNHGNKARTVMTRDHWYDLARVYTHPFGNNLPWVGWESVRGFITWHWWQQSFAHPNQPPYNFNWTQYWTNMHLEKEKGLALFNRTAPVLVVAPLDA, from the coding sequence ATGAGCAGGTTCAAGGACTTGGTCGAAGAAACAGGAACCCCCGCGCCAGCAGCGGACCCAGTGCCGAGGCCAGGCACGGAAGGGCCGCAGGATGGCCTGGGTTTGATGGTGATCAGCGATGAGCTCAACGAACGTGACAAGTTCAGGCGCATGGTATGGCCTAACAGCATCAGCCTCAATGATGCGGGGGTATGGCCCGCGCAGCCCCTGCCACTGATCGAGCTTCCGAATGATGAAAACGCCATCATCGGTATTAATCGGAGCATGGTTTTTAACAACGAAAAAGGCTTGCCGATCCTCCTGCAGCGCCCTGAGAACCTTCAGCTGGGCGAGGCTCATCACTTTTGCCACCCCGAGGGTGCGAACCCAGAGACAGGCAAGTCAATACACCCAATCACTGAACTAGACCCCACTGAGGACATCCTTAAATGGGTGCTCGAAAATGAAATGCCACCGGTACCTGCGCCGGAGGGGGTGGAGCTAGTCTGGTACACGAGGTTCATCAGGCAGCCTAGCGGTAACCAGGAGACTTCCCCGGCGATCAAGGTGCTCTACAAGACCTCGATTCCGGGTGGCGACAAGCAGCTACCTGCGCTCAAGGTGGCGCTGCCGAGGCGGCTGAACAACGAGGATGAGGTCAGCTTCACCATTGCCACTTACGACAACAGACGCAAAAACGACAAGATCACCCTCGCAGTTGAAAATTTGCACTTCACCTTCACCGTGACCAGTGGCGGCACCGAAGACCTGCGCTTTACCTTGACGGGCCTGCAGTTGGCTAGCCTGCGCGGGCGTAAAAAATGGACGGTGCAATGGACCGTACAGGATGTGGTCGAGAACAAGGCCGCGAAGGGGTGGTCCGAGACGACCGAGGTTTATCCGGAGTACGCTGCGGTGTTCCCGGAATTGTGGGTGTATAACGGTGTGGTCAACGACGCTAGTCGCATTCGCACCGCAATTGGCGTGGGCGCTGTGCATCCGAGTGGGCTCGTTCTTAGGCTGCGTGCCAACGATCTCGACTTCGACACCAATGATGTGGTCAGGATCGGTTACGTCATCATGCGGGCCGACGGGACTGAGCTACCGTATGCCAGGCTTGACGAGGTGACCATCAGGGACACGGAAATCAACTACCACGTGCCGTTCGCTAGCGCGGCGCAGGTGCTAAAGGACCATATTGGCGACCGCGTCCGGTTCTTCTACAACGTGTTCCGCGATAACACTGCATTCGGCACCTCGAGGCGGCTGTTCTTGAATATCAGCACAGCCAGCGCCTTCGACTTGCTCAAGCCCACTTCTGCCGATGTGTTGGGCGACCTGCTTTACCTGAACCCGCAGCGCACCGAGGTGAGCTTCACCGTGCCGTTCGTGGCAGGGCTGGAGAACGCGCACGTGGAACTTTGGATGAACAATGGAGACAAGGACTCTCCGTCATTCCCAGGGCAATTTGGCGCTACCGGAAACATCGAAATCAAGCTGCCGGAAGAACAGTTCAGAGGCAACGAGTGGCGCAGGGTGACTGTGCGCTATAGGGTGATAAACGAGGGGCAGGAGCTGGGGCGTTCCGCTCCGCTGGAGTTCACCGTGATGCCAGCCCTGGGCCTGGCTACCAGTGAGATGATACTGAGTGGGCTGTCGGTGAAACTACCCGGTAGGCCGAGAAGCGGCAAGGAGTCACTGGGTAATACTGAGACACGCCAGGCGAGGGGAGGGAGTGGCCATTATAGCTACGAATCGGGCAATACCAAGGTAGCGAAGGTAGATGGCAATGGCCTGGTAGTTGGCGAAGGCAATGGCTCCACGACCATCACCGTGCGCGATACGGTAACAACGGTGGCGGTTACTTATAAGGTAGTGGTGAGCAACATATGGAAGGTGGAGCAATTGCCTGGCGTGTTCAACATCTACCAATACAGGGATTGGCTCAGCAACAACCATGGCAACAAGGCCCGCACCGTCATGACGCGCGACCACTGGTACGATCTTGCGCGTGTCTATACCCACCCGTTCGGCAATAACCTGCCGTGGGTAGGGTGGGAGTCGGTGCGCGGTTTCATTACTTGGCATTGGTGGCAGCAGTCCTTTGCTCACCCGAACCAGCCGCCCTATAACTTCAACTGGACCCAGTATTGGACGAACATGCACCTTGAAAAAGAAAAAGGCCTTGCGCTGTTCAATCGAACCGCCCCGGTGTTGGTCGTTGCACCTTTGGACGCCTGA
- a CDS encoding peptidylprolyl isomerase, producing MARATARHILVSSEDKCNELKAQIEAGADFAEVAKANSTCPSSRQGGDLGSFGPGQMVREFDTVVFSAPLNVVQGPVKTQFGYHLLEVTSRQD from the coding sequence ATGGCCCGCGCCACTGCCCGTCACATCCTCGTCAGCAGCGAAGACAAGTGCAACGAACTCAAGGCCCAGATCGAAGCCGGTGCCGACTTCGCCGAAGTCGCCAAGGCCAATTCCACCTGCCCGTCCAGCCGCCAGGGCGGCGACCTGGGTTCGTTCGGCCCGGGCCAGATGGTCCGTGAGTTCGACACCGTGGTGTTCAGCGCGCCGCTGAACGTGGTGCAGGGCCCGGTGAAGACCCAGTTCGGCTACCACCTGCTGGAAGTGACCAGCCGCCAGGACTAA